Proteins encoded together in one Deinococcota bacterium window:
- a CDS encoding IS701 family transposase: VFASIYAFVKLEVMRVEVKLNHFALRSKLYLKALQASFDELRRLKAIAGLA; the protein is encoded by the coding sequence GTTTTCGCTTCTATCTACGCCTTTGTAAAGCTTGAAGTGATGCGGGTCGAAGTCAAACTCAACCACTTCGCTTTGCGCTCGAAACTCTACCTCAAAGCCCTTCAGGCATCTTTCGACGAACTAAGACGCCTCAAGGCTATAGCAGGGCTTGCGTAA